A stretch of Spirochaetota bacterium DNA encodes these proteins:
- a CDS encoding DinB family protein yields MQLDLEGIILSLEKSPGILRELAGSIAPGEAAARRRPGFWSIGEHVEHLAQTQPMLHGRIIRFRDEKAPAFVPFIPDDSKPVAKAEIVLSDSLAKFDEWRKRQLDAIRTLHPADFAKEGSHPEYRQYTLPILIRHILMHDHWHMYRIEELWLTQEEYLGP; encoded by the coding sequence ATGCAGCTGGACCTTGAAGGCATAATACTTTCCCTGGAAAAATCCCCCGGGATCCTGCGCGAGCTTGCGGGTTCCATCGCCCCGGGGGAGGCGGCCGCGCGCCGCAGGCCGGGCTTCTGGAGCATCGGCGAGCACGTCGAGCACCTCGCCCAGACACAGCCCATGCTCCATGGCCGCATCATCCGCTTCAGGGACGAGAAGGCCCCGGCGTTCGTGCCCTTCATTCCCGACGATTCGAAACCGGTCGCGAAGGCGGAAATCGTACTATCGGACTCCCTCGCCAAATTCGACGAATGGCGGAAGCGCCAGCTCGACGCCATCCGCACCCTTCACCCCGCCGATTTCGCCAAGGAGGGGAGCCACCCGGAGTACCGCCAGTACACCCTTCCCATTCTCATCCGCCACATCCTCATGCACGACCACTGGCACATGTACCGGATCGAGGAGCTGTGGCTCACGCAGGAGGAATACCTCGGCCCGTAA
- a CDS encoding APC family permease → MSNNSPDNNQPFLKKLSLAVFGKPRDFNDPGIFHKLALIPFFAWIGLGADGLSSSAYGPEEAFRSLGEHAYLAMFLVVATSLTVFIISYAYSRIIEHFPHGGGGYIVATHMLGKRAGVVSGCALIVDYILTITVSIASCVDALFSYMPLEFQRFKILTASVLIIVLIILNIRGVKESVSILAPIFLVFIGTHMVMLGYGIFSHVGEIAPVVSTVREGLHHDMSAIGGIGVLMLLLRAYSLGGGTYTGIEAVSNGLQIMRDPKVQTGKRTMLYMATSLAVTAAGLLLCYLLWNVKPMEGKTLNSVLADAMFGGSGLGYTLAVVTIFSEGALLFVGAQAGFIDAPRVMANMAVDSWFPHRFAAFSERLTMRNGVVMIGIAALCLLLYTNGSISALVVMYSINVFLTFSISEFGMARFFIMHRGKEAKWKRHLAVHLTGLTLCCTILLITVFEKFTEGGWMTLVITSVLILLCYWIRRHYGRIQSDMRKLDELLKDVPTIRKMNTDPVDNKHMTAIQLVGGYSGFGVHTFLNINSSFPGLYKNFIFISVAVIDQGLFKGEDKLDDLKRSVEDSLNKYVGLARRLGFPAEYRMGVGTDVVDAATGLCLDVRKEFPHSTVFSGQLAFQLEKFYHRLLHNETAFAIQRRLQWSGATNVIMPIRMDT, encoded by the coding sequence TTGAGCAACAACAGTCCCGACAATAACCAGCCATTTTTAAAAAAGCTTTCCCTCGCGGTATTCGGCAAGCCGCGCGATTTCAACGATCCCGGTATTTTCCACAAGCTTGCGCTCATACCCTTCTTCGCATGGATAGGGCTGGGCGCGGACGGCCTTTCCTCGTCGGCATACGGCCCCGAGGAGGCGTTCAGGTCGCTTGGGGAGCATGCCTACCTGGCGATGTTCCTCGTAGTCGCCACGTCCCTGACCGTATTTATCATATCCTATGCATACTCGCGGATCATCGAGCATTTTCCCCACGGCGGGGGCGGGTATATCGTCGCGACCCATATGCTGGGGAAACGCGCCGGCGTCGTTTCGGGGTGCGCCCTCATCGTCGACTACATCCTGACCATCACGGTTTCGATCGCATCCTGCGTCGATGCGCTCTTCAGCTACATGCCCCTTGAATTCCAGCGGTTCAAGATACTGACCGCATCGGTCCTGATCATAGTGCTGATAATCCTGAATATCCGCGGCGTCAAGGAATCGGTCAGCATCCTCGCCCCGATCTTCCTCGTGTTCATCGGCACGCATATGGTCATGCTCGGATACGGCATTTTCAGTCATGTCGGCGAAATCGCCCCGGTGGTAAGCACCGTACGCGAGGGATTGCACCATGACATGTCGGCCATAGGCGGCATCGGGGTTTTGATGTTATTGCTGCGCGCATATTCGCTGGGAGGCGGCACCTACACCGGGATAGAGGCAGTCTCGAACGGACTGCAGATCATGCGCGACCCGAAGGTGCAGACGGGCAAGCGTACCATGCTCTACATGGCCACATCGCTTGCGGTCACCGCAGCGGGACTGCTTCTGTGCTACCTGCTTTGGAATGTAAAACCGATGGAGGGCAAAACGCTGAACTCCGTCCTGGCCGATGCGATGTTCGGCGGCTCGGGACTCGGCTACACGCTGGCGGTCGTCACGATTTTTTCGGAGGGCGCCCTGCTCTTCGTGGGCGCGCAGGCCGGTTTTATCGACGCCCCCCGGGTCATGGCGAACATGGCGGTCGATTCATGGTTCCCGCACCGGTTCGCCGCCTTCTCCGAGCGGCTCACCATGCGCAACGGCGTCGTGATGATCGGCATCGCCGCGCTCTGCCTCCTTCTCTATACCAACGGGTCCATATCGGCATTGGTCGTTATGTACTCGATAAACGTGTTCCTGACGTTCTCGATCTCCGAATTCGGCATGGCGCGCTTTTTCATAATGCATAGGGGTAAAGAAGCCAAATGGAAGCGGCACCTGGCCGTACACCTCACGGGACTCACCCTCTGCTGCACCATCCTTCTCATCACCGTGTTCGAAAAATTCACCGAGGGCGGGTGGATGACGCTGGTCATCACCTCGGTCCTGATCCTGCTCTGCTACTGGATACGCCGGCACTACGGCCGCATCCAGTCCGACATGCGCAAGCTCGACGAGCTCCTGAAAGACGTGCCCACGATCAGGAAAATGAATACCGATCCCGTAGATAATAAGCACATGACCGCAATCCAGCTCGTGGGGGGCTACAGCGGGTTTGGCGTCCACACGTTCCTCAATATCAACAGCTCGTTCCCCGGACTCTATAAAAATTTCATCTTCATTTCCGTGGCGGTGATCGACCAGGGGCTTTTCAAGGGCGAGGACAAGCTGGATGACCTGAAAAGATCGGTGGAGGACTCGCTCAATAAATATGTCGGCCTCGCGCGGCGACTCGGCTTCCCGGCGGAATACCGCATGGGCGTGGGTACCGACGTCGTGGACGCCGCCACCGGCCTTTGCCTTGACGTGAGAAAGGAATTTCCGCATTCGACCGTGTTCAGCGGACAGCTCGCGTTCCAGCTGGAGAAATTTTATCACCGCCTGCTGCATAATGAAACCGCGTTTGCCATCCAGCGAAGGCTCCAGTGGAGCGGCGCGACCAACGTCATCATGCCGATACGCATGGACACGTGA
- a CDS encoding penicillin acylase family protein, translating to MKPKIKKILVIVSGIVAVLVVALIISIQIFFRIRIPSYSGTETLEGLKAKAEVRTDEHGIPHIFAQSDEDLFFAQGYIIARERLFQMDLTRLAGRGELSTLLGNATVKTDKYFKTMGFYRAAQGEYTRLDPASKSIVDAYTRGVNACIASGKNLPSEYVILRAKPQPWLPADSIVCGLLMSYRLNAQREVKPLLYQIFKNTGSEVFRQLLPWVPADAPMVSSGESKPLPIARCDVPEGAPIVTVTDTHEELYLPYPMKVRASNWMIFAGSRTTTGKPVFTGSPDLEAAIPSLFYLVHLKGGAHDVLGGSIPGLPGVHAVGFNGHFAWSITVGNGDNLDYFTEKVNPDNPKQYLTENGWKEFTIIEDTIRIKDGSDFKEEKIVVRISRHGPVISEVVPGMPENCTMMWAGLQGDCGVMQCFLQLNRAKNFNEFRAALAVARGGSVHVGYADVYGNIGYQYITTFPVRKAGANPLPRPGEKGEYDWTGYVPFERQAYSLNPRKGYLGSFNQMPEPADFYATSYFFFARPYRFEQMAGAKEKFSPDEIRAMQLDTVSNVAQRWVPHIVRICKGKEGLDTYVALLEKWNCAMELESVQAALFNEFFTFLMKNPLDNRIGKKQVEELFKDLHSTIPAQWLIRYMDDNANFIWDDPVTAARETRDDQVLKAMKDGVASLTARCGANPAKWAWGRVHTMTIRHPLGKVLPFYNLDPVSYPGDDFTIHAGWYERARPFEMNSGAAIRIVVDMADLDSITVISPPGQSGHYKSRWYADQADTWAAGKQVKAHFRDAKDLKELLVLEPAAAR from the coding sequence ATGAAGCCGAAAATAAAAAAGATACTCGTCATCGTTTCAGGCATCGTCGCCGTTCTCGTCGTCGCACTAATAATTTCAATACAGATATTTTTCAGGATACGCATCCCCTCCTACTCGGGAACCGAAACGCTGGAGGGACTCAAGGCGAAGGCGGAGGTCAGGACCGATGAACATGGCATCCCCCACATCTTTGCCCAATCCGATGAAGACCTTTTCTTCGCGCAGGGGTACATCATCGCGCGGGAACGGCTTTTCCAGATGGACCTCACGCGCCTCGCGGGCCGGGGCGAGCTCTCCACGCTCCTGGGGAATGCCACCGTGAAAACCGATAAATACTTCAAGACCATGGGCTTCTACCGCGCCGCCCAGGGAGAGTACACGCGCCTGGACCCCGCCTCGAAATCGATCGTGGACGCCTACACCCGCGGGGTGAACGCCTGCATCGCGTCGGGGAAAAATCTCCCCAGCGAGTACGTGATACTCCGCGCGAAACCGCAGCCCTGGCTCCCCGCGGACAGCATCGTCTGCGGCCTGCTCATGTCGTACCGGCTGAACGCGCAGAGGGAAGTGAAGCCTCTCCTCTACCAGATTTTCAAGAACACGGGAAGCGAGGTCTTCAGGCAGCTTCTGCCCTGGGTCCCCGCGGATGCGCCGATGGTCTCTTCGGGCGAGTCGAAACCCCTGCCGATCGCGCGCTGCGACGTCCCGGAGGGCGCTCCCATAGTGACCGTCACCGATACCCACGAGGAATTATATCTGCCCTATCCCATGAAGGTGCGCGCGAGCAACTGGATGATCTTCGCGGGTTCGCGCACCACGACAGGCAAGCCCGTCTTCACCGGGAGCCCGGACCTGGAGGCGGCGATCCCCTCGCTCTTCTATCTTGTGCACTTAAAGGGGGGAGCGCATGACGTACTGGGGGGTTCGATACCCGGGTTGCCCGGCGTCCATGCCGTCGGGTTCAACGGGCATTTCGCATGGAGCATCACCGTGGGTAACGGCGACAACCTCGATTACTTTACCGAGAAGGTGAACCCCGACAACCCGAAACAGTACCTGACCGAGAACGGCTGGAAGGAATTCACTATAATAGAAGACACCATACGCATCAAGGACGGCTCCGACTTCAAGGAAGAGAAAATCGTGGTACGGATTTCGCGTCACGGCCCCGTCATCTCCGAGGTGGTGCCGGGGATGCCCGAAAACTGCACCATGATGTGGGCGGGGCTCCAGGGCGACTGCGGCGTGATGCAGTGCTTCCTCCAGCTCAACCGGGCGAAGAACTTCAACGAGTTCCGTGCGGCGCTCGCGGTCGCGCGCGGCGGGAGCGTGCACGTGGGCTACGCAGATGTATACGGGAACATAGGCTACCAGTACATCACGACCTTCCCGGTTAGGAAAGCCGGAGCGAATCCCCTGCCTCGCCCGGGCGAAAAGGGAGAGTATGACTGGACGGGCTATGTCCCGTTCGAGCGCCAGGCGTATTCATTGAACCCGCGCAAGGGATACCTTGGCTCGTTCAACCAGATGCCCGAGCCCGCCGACTTTTACGCGACCTCCTATTTCTTCTTCGCGCGCCCTTACCGCTTCGAGCAGATGGCCGGCGCGAAGGAAAAGTTCAGCCCGGACGAGATCCGCGCGATGCAGCTCGATACGGTCTCGAACGTGGCGCAGCGCTGGGTTCCACATATAGTAAGGATATGCAAGGGAAAGGAGGGGCTCGACACGTACGTGGCGCTCCTGGAAAAATGGAATTGCGCGATGGAGCTCGAGAGTGTTCAGGCCGCGCTCTTCAACGAATTCTTTACCTTTCTCATGAAGAACCCGCTCGATAACCGGATCGGGAAAAAGCAGGTGGAGGAGCTTTTCAAGGACCTCCACTCGACGATACCCGCGCAGTGGCTTATCAGGTACATGGATGACAACGCGAATTTCATCTGGGACGATCCCGTAACCGCGGCCAGGGAGACCCGGGACGACCAGGTGCTCAAGGCGATGAAAGACGGCGTCGCCTCCCTCACTGCGCGCTGCGGCGCTAATCCCGCAAAATGGGCCTGGGGCAGGGTGCATACCATGACCATTCGCCACCCGCTCGGGAAGGTCCTCCCCTTCTACAATCTGGATCCCGTTTCCTATCCCGGCGACGATTTTACGATCCACGCGGGATGGTACGAACGGGCGCGTCCCTTCGAGATGAACAGCGGCGCCGCCATCCGCATCGTCGTCGACATGGCCGACCTTGATTCGATCACGGTTATCAGCCCGCCCGGCCAGTCGGGGCATTACAAGAGCCGCTGGTACGCCGACCAGGCCGATACCTGGGCCGCCGGGAAGCAGGTGAAGGCGCATTTCCGCGACGCAAAGGACCTGAAAGAACTGCTGGTGCTGGAGCCGGCGGCTGCGCGTTAG
- a CDS encoding glutamine--tRNA ligase/YqeY domain fusion protein codes for MEMESSPRSLNFIEEIIEEDLRTGKNGDTVLTRFPPEPNGYLHIGHAKSICLNFGLAKRYTGKCNLRFDDTNPDKEDVEYVDSIKEDVEWLGFKWNAEPFYASDYFGQLYEWAVMLIKKGKAFVCDMSAEEIAATRGTPTQPGAESPGRKRSVEENLELFERMKRGEFPDGAKVLRARIDMASPNMHMRDPVMYRLKRAEHHRTGSEWCIYPMYDYAHGQSDYIEGITHSICTLEFEVHRPLYDWFLDQIAEPGKIRPRQIEFARLNLTYTVMSKRMLLRLVKEGFVKGWDDPRMPTIAGMRRRGYTPESLRAFAATIGVAKRDTVVDMALLEHCVRDDLNKKARRVMGVVNPLKVIIENYPEGKTEEFEVKNNPEDESMGTRKVPFSRTLYIEREDFMENPVKGFFRLSPGKEVRLRAAYLVTCTGVIKDEKGGVAEIRCTCDPASRGGDAPDGRKVKGTLHWVSAPTAVESEIRLYDRLFTKEDPATTQEGVDFTTNLNPDSMKTVTGLVEPSVKEYGPGAIFQFERLGYFSMDPDSTKERPVFNRTVSLKDSWTKSAQGAK; via the coding sequence ATGGAAATGGAAAGCTCTCCCAGATCGCTCAATTTCATCGAGGAGATCATCGAGGAGGACCTGCGTACCGGCAAGAACGGGGACACGGTGCTTACCCGCTTCCCGCCCGAGCCCAACGGTTACCTTCATATCGGACACGCCAAATCAATATGCCTGAATTTCGGCCTTGCGAAGAGATACACGGGAAAGTGCAACCTACGGTTCGACGACACCAACCCCGATAAAGAAGACGTCGAATACGTCGACTCCATCAAGGAGGACGTCGAGTGGCTGGGATTCAAATGGAACGCGGAGCCGTTCTACGCATCCGATTATTTCGGACAGCTCTACGAGTGGGCGGTGATGCTTATAAAGAAAGGCAAGGCCTTCGTCTGCGACATGAGCGCCGAGGAAATCGCCGCGACGCGCGGAACGCCCACCCAGCCGGGCGCGGAAAGCCCGGGAAGGAAACGCAGCGTCGAGGAAAACCTCGAACTCTTCGAGAGGATGAAGCGCGGCGAATTTCCCGACGGCGCAAAGGTCCTGCGCGCGCGCATCGACATGGCATCTCCCAACATGCATATGCGCGACCCGGTCATGTACCGCCTCAAGCGCGCGGAACACCACCGCACCGGCAGCGAGTGGTGCATCTACCCGATGTACGACTACGCCCACGGCCAATCTGACTATATTGAAGGAATCACGCATTCCATCTGCACCCTCGAGTTCGAGGTGCATCGGCCTCTCTACGACTGGTTCCTCGATCAGATCGCGGAGCCGGGGAAGATTCGCCCGCGGCAGATCGAGTTCGCGCGCCTTAACCTCACCTATACCGTGATGAGCAAGCGCATGCTGCTCCGGCTCGTGAAGGAGGGCTTCGTCAAGGGCTGGGACGATCCGCGCATGCCCACAATTGCCGGGATGCGGCGGCGCGGCTACACGCCCGAGTCGTTGCGCGCGTTCGCCGCGACGATAGGCGTCGCCAAGCGCGATACGGTCGTCGATATGGCGCTCCTTGAGCACTGCGTGCGCGACGACCTGAATAAAAAAGCCCGCCGCGTCATGGGCGTCGTCAACCCGCTTAAAGTGATTATCGAAAATTATCCCGAAGGCAAGACCGAGGAATTCGAGGTCAAAAACAACCCTGAGGATGAATCGATGGGGACGCGCAAGGTCCCGTTCTCGCGCACCCTCTACATAGAGCGCGAGGATTTCATGGAGAATCCGGTGAAGGGCTTCTTCCGCCTCTCACCCGGCAAAGAGGTGCGCCTCAGGGCCGCTTACCTCGTCACCTGCACGGGAGTTATAAAGGATGAAAAAGGGGGGGTCGCCGAAATACGATGCACCTGCGATCCCGCCTCGCGGGGAGGGGATGCGCCCGACGGCAGGAAGGTCAAGGGAACCCTTCATTGGGTATCGGCCCCCACCGCCGTGGAGTCCGAGATACGCCTCTATGACAGGCTGTTCACCAAGGAGGACCCCGCCACGACCCAGGAGGGCGTCGACTTCACGACAAACCTCAATCCGGATTCGATGAAGACCGTCACCGGTCTCGTCGAGCCTTCCGTGAAAGAATACGGTCCCGGGGCGATCTTCCAGTTCGAACGCCTGGGCTATTTCAGCATGGATCCAGATTCCACGAAGGAGCGCCCGGTATTCAACAGGACCGTAAGCCTTAAGGATTCGTGGACGAAATCG
- a CDS encoding TetR/AcrR family transcriptional regulator — protein MKGTSIRTGKGTRPKRELTRERIMAAARAVFAHHPYHSASMRMIGRAGKFDHALIRYHFPTKAGLFGTLLGEVCEELVAVNRSCLEGLTGIPLDKALARYLDRFLDFHFKDPAALRIIMLNIALADRPDAIPGYRRIPEVLTRTRATFEEALPVPAPPGETARYHYAFNNLLINFLGAGSCQMIILGMKGRDEEYRAWVKETMTYLFLPPLKRLAGENG, from the coding sequence ATGAAGGGGACATCGATTCGCACGGGAAAGGGGACCCGTCCCAAGCGGGAGCTCACCAGGGAGCGCATCATGGCGGCGGCGCGCGCGGTCTTCGCGCACCATCCCTATCACTCCGCGAGCATGCGGATGATCGGGCGCGCGGGAAAATTCGACCATGCCCTCATCCGCTACCATTTCCCGACCAAGGCCGGGCTTTTCGGGACGCTTCTCGGGGAGGTGTGCGAAGAGCTCGTCGCCGTCAACCGGTCGTGCCTGGAGGGACTTACCGGCATTCCACTGGACAAGGCGCTCGCGCGGTACCTCGACCGGTTCCTGGATTTTCACTTCAAGGATCCCGCCGCGCTCAGGATCATCATGCTGAACATCGCGCTGGCCGACCGCCCCGACGCGATCCCCGGCTATCGGCGCATCCCCGAGGTCCTCACGCGCACGCGCGCGACCTTCGAGGAGGCCCTCCCCGTCCCCGCGCCGCCGGGCGAGACCGCGCGCTACCACTACGCCTTCAATAACCTCCTCATTAACTTCCTGGGGGCCGGGTCGTGCCAGATGATCATCCTGGGGATGAAGGGAAGGGACGAAGAGTACCGCGCATGGGTGAAGGAAACGATGACCTACCTGTTCCTGCCGCCGCTAAAGAGGCTTGCCGGGGAGAACGGCTGA
- a CDS encoding acyl-CoA dehydrogenase has product MDVLLARDPRVEDVMNGIQALSRLPRRAYRDMRRTVALARRFVDEAVRPVYNEIDLAGFRDPDYIPENFIREAGRRGIFSRWIPKMFGGGGMDFISLYPFLEEIAATCTGLANVIGVHYLGVGTLCASWNIPVINRVLRESCRGDRMGTPCLISLAITEPEAGTDVEEPILLARARIGTTATRADGGYILNGRKVFISNGHVSTWHMVIAYADRKHPADTTVMAAVKTGTSGFSFGRKEKKMGQKACVASELVFEDCFVPDALICSAPEQHRKSGKPQGVIAQYLIDFVVSSSRAGVGAFAAGAARGAYETALAHCRRTRIGGELLINRQWAQVTLAEMYRNVNTARALYLESALANAMKGMYKLMYNRFIFTLLALLPRWYFTAFVAPFLNMRAATRLFRNIYFEKYTAEEAQVTSGWASLSKFACSDIAVQTASMAVDLMGADGTRHDTGAEKFYRDAKLLQIYEGTNQLNRLNLFKNLVARDIPEAELFKREGA; this is encoded by the coding sequence ATGGACGTCCTCCTCGCGCGCGACCCCCGGGTGGAGGACGTGATGAACGGCATACAGGCGCTGTCGCGCCTGCCGCGCCGCGCGTACCGCGACATGCGCCGCACGGTCGCCCTCGCGCGCCGGTTCGTCGACGAGGCCGTGCGTCCCGTGTATAATGAAATCGACCTCGCGGGGTTTCGCGACCCCGATTATATTCCGGAAAATTTCATCCGCGAGGCCGGCCGGCGTGGGATCTTCTCCCGGTGGATCCCCAAAATGTTCGGCGGGGGCGGGATGGATTTCATAAGCCTGTATCCCTTCCTCGAGGAGATCGCGGCGACCTGCACGGGGCTCGCCAATGTGATAGGGGTGCACTACCTTGGGGTGGGAACGCTCTGCGCGAGCTGGAACATTCCCGTCATCAACCGCGTACTCCGCGAATCGTGCCGCGGCGACCGGATGGGAACGCCCTGCCTCATCTCCCTCGCGATCACCGAACCGGAGGCGGGCACCGACGTCGAAGAGCCCATCCTCCTCGCGCGCGCGCGTATCGGCACCACGGCGACGCGCGCGGACGGCGGCTACATCCTGAACGGGCGCAAGGTATTCATCTCCAACGGCCACGTCTCGACCTGGCACATGGTGATCGCCTACGCCGACCGGAAGCACCCGGCCGACACGACCGTCATGGCCGCGGTGAAAACGGGAACGAGCGGATTCAGCTTCGGGCGGAAGGAAAAGAAGATGGGCCAGAAGGCGTGCGTCGCAAGCGAGCTCGTCTTCGAGGACTGCTTCGTGCCGGACGCGCTCATCTGCTCCGCGCCGGAACAGCACAGGAAATCCGGGAAGCCGCAGGGCGTCATCGCGCAGTACCTCATCGACTTCGTCGTGTCCTCGTCGCGCGCGGGCGTGGGCGCCTTCGCCGCGGGAGCGGCGCGCGGGGCGTACGAAACGGCGCTCGCGCACTGCCGGCGCACGCGCATCGGCGGGGAGCTCCTGATCAACCGCCAATGGGCGCAGGTCACGCTCGCCGAGATGTACCGGAACGTGAACACCGCGCGCGCACTCTACCTCGAATCCGCCCTCGCAAACGCGATGAAGGGAATGTACAAGCTCATGTACAACCGGTTCATCTTCACCCTGCTCGCGCTCCTGCCGCGCTGGTACTTCACGGCGTTCGTCGCGCCCTTCCTGAACATGCGCGCCGCGACCAGGCTCTTTCGAAACATCTACTTCGAAAAATACACCGCCGAGGAGGCGCAGGTGACCTCGGGCTGGGCGTCGCTTTCCAAGTTCGCGTGCAGCGACATCGCCGTGCAGACGGCGTCCATGGCCGTCGACCTCATGGGCGCGGACGGCACGCGGCATGACACGGGCGCGGAAAAGTTCTACCGCGACGCGAAGCTCCTCCAGATATACGAGGGAACGAACCAGTTGAACCGGCTGAATCTCTTCAAGAACCTGGTCGCGCGCGATATCCCGGAAGCGGAGCTTTTCAAACGGGAGGGGGCATGA
- a CDS encoding PAS domain S-box protein, with translation MIYAQVPIRRVTGRNRPCGNRPWRVIWRGMHMDESGAKHILLVEDEFHIALAMASTLEKLGYRVLTSASGEEAIETAREKPAIDLVLMDVDLGPGMDGTEAAQIVIGVRNVPVVFLSSHTDPEIVGKTRKIASYGYVVKNTGPAVLDASIRMALKLFEAHEKLTKSEQKFRSFFEQAAVGVAEVDARTGRFLTVNNRLCDIMGHGADELQGFVFNDLVHPEEKKRDLKKRSKVTHYELEELARERRYLHKNGSTVWANTAVAALPAVGKGPASYLVVFEDVSARVGMEQSLRDHEERLRDDLTERMKAERALHKAEEQYRTLAEDMPAFITSFLADGTITYVNRALADHAGRSQSEMIGMNVFDFMPADVRTMVKERLGSLTADSPVERHEQFEKSGHGGALYQQWTNRGYFDERGSITHFQAIGYDITEHKLAAEKLRRSEALLNATQRLSGVGGWEWDTVCKAMYWTEETYRIHGLDSASIGEGSTAHIEKSVECYDVDDRPVILDAFQRCTGEAVAYDLEFPFTAMDGARKWIRTSGMPVVKENRVVKVAGTIMDITGRKRIERDLEGALEEKAALLRELQHRVKNTFAMISSLIQIESGRAGSGAVRTVLEDLLGRIGSLNELYAMLQPSGETARVALDEYYRRVIASLGRMYLSGSRGVAITNRISPVQVNVKSATSAGLILNELLTNALKYAFPGGRAGTVEVTLENRGADFELTVSDDGVGMHEGFDPGAHTGLGFTIIRMLVKQLAGSFTFERGAKTEFRVKVPID, from the coding sequence ATGATATACGCTCAAGTTCCGATTCGACGGGTGACCGGCAGGAACCGCCCCTGCGGAAACCGGCCGTGGCGTGTTATTTGGAGAGGAATGCACATGGACGAGTCAGGCGCGAAACACATCCTGTTGGTGGAGGACGAGTTTCATATCGCCCTGGCCATGGCATCCACGCTCGAAAAGCTCGGCTACCGGGTGCTTACGTCCGCGAGTGGAGAGGAAGCGATCGAGACCGCACGCGAAAAGCCGGCGATAGATCTCGTCCTCATGGACGTGGACCTTGGACCGGGAATGGACGGAACGGAGGCGGCGCAGATAGTGATTGGCGTGCGCAACGTGCCCGTGGTATTCCTCTCGAGCCATACGGATCCGGAAATCGTCGGGAAAACCCGGAAAATAGCCTCGTATGGATACGTGGTGAAGAATACCGGTCCCGCCGTGCTCGACGCGTCGATCAGGATGGCCCTCAAGCTGTTCGAGGCGCACGAGAAATTAACAAAAAGCGAGCAGAAATTCCGCTCTTTCTTCGAACAGGCAGCCGTGGGTGTCGCCGAGGTCGACGCCCGTACGGGACGTTTTCTGACCGTCAACAACAGGCTTTGCGATATCATGGGACATGGCGCCGATGAGCTGCAGGGCTTCGTGTTCAACGACCTGGTGCATCCCGAGGAAAAAAAACGCGATCTCAAGAAACGCTCAAAGGTCACACACTACGAATTAGAGGAGCTCGCCAGGGAACGGCGCTACCTCCACAAGAACGGCTCGACGGTCTGGGCCAATACTGCCGTCGCCGCGCTGCCCGCGGTGGGAAAGGGGCCGGCGAGTTACCTCGTCGTATTCGAGGATGTCTCCGCGCGCGTGGGCATGGAACAATCCCTGCGCGATCACGAGGAAAGGCTCAGGGACGACCTCACCGAGCGCATGAAGGCGGAGCGGGCCCTGCACAAGGCCGAGGAGCAGTACCGCACCCTCGCCGAGGACATGCCCGCGTTCATCACTTCTTTTCTCGCGGACGGTACGATTACCTACGTCAACCGCGCCCTTGCCGACCATGCCGGCAGGTCCCAATCGGAGATGATCGGCATGAACGTCTTCGATTTCATGCCGGCAGACGTGCGCACCATGGTGAAAGAACGCCTGGGCTCGCTGACGGCTGATTCGCCCGTGGAACGGCATGAGCAATTCGAGAAATCAGGGCACGGTGGCGCGCTATACCAGCAGTGGACAAACCGCGGCTATTTCGACGAACGCGGCTCCATAACACATTTCCAGGCGATCGGGTACGATATCACCGAGCACAAGCTGGCCGCGGAAAAACTGCGCAGGAGCGAAGCCCTGCTGAACGCGACGCAGCGGCTTTCCGGCGTGGGTGGATGGGAGTGGGACACGGTATGCAAGGCGATGTACTGGACCGAGGAGACGTACCGGATACACGGATTAGATTCTGCGAGCATCGGAGAAGGGTCCACTGCGCACATAGAAAAAAGCGTTGAATGCTATGATGTGGATGACCGTCCGGTGATACTTGACGCATTTCAACGCTGTACCGGGGAGGCCGTGGCCTACGATCTGGAGTTCCCTTTCACGGCAATGGACGGCGCCCGCAAGTGGATTCGTACCTCGGGTATGCCGGTAGTAAAGGAGAACCGTGTCGTAAAGGTGGCCGGCACCATCATGGACATCACCGGGCGCAAACGTATCGAACGGGACCTGGAAGGCGCCCTCGAGGAAAAAGCGGCGCTCCTGCGCGAGCTCCAGCACCGGGTCAAGAATACCTTCGCCATGATCTCCTCGCTCATCCAGATCGAATCGGGCAGGGCGGGTTCGGGTGCGGTACGCACGGTGCTCGAGGATTTGCTGGGCAGGATCGGGTCGTTGAACGAGCTGTATGCGATGCTCCAGCCGTCGGGCGAGACCGCGCGGGTGGCCCTGGACGAATACTATCGCCGGGTGATCGCATCGCTGGGGCGGATGTACCTCTCGGGGTCGCGCGGGGTCGCGATAACGAACCGCATTTCTCCCGTCCAGGTGAACGTGAAATCGGCGACATCCGCGGGGCTCATCCTGAACGAGCTCCTGACGAATGCGCTCAAGTACGCATTTCCCGGCGGAAGGGCCGGCACGGTGGAGGTGACATTGGAAAATCGGGGGGCCGATTTCGAGCTCACCGTGAGCGACGACGGCGTCGGGATGCACGAGGGCTTCGACCCGGGGGCGCATACGGGCCTGGGCTTCACGATAATACGGATGCTCGTTAAGCAGTTGGCGGGCTCGTTCACGTTCGAGCGGGGCGCGAAGACGGAATTCCGGGTCAAGGTTCCGATAGACTAG